Genomic DNA from Vagococcus luciliae:
TATCACACCTGCTCAAACAGCGATTCTGAACTTTAGATATCAACGTGAAGGTTTAAGTGAAGAAGAATTAAATTCGTTCAATACAGCCCTCTCAAATATGATTTCTAATCAAGGGTTTGCTCAAATTTTGACAACAAAACTTCAAGGGAAAACGGTATTACGTATGTGTACCATCTCGCCTGAAACGACACAAGAAGACATCGATAAAACAATCGAACACATTTCTTCTTGTATAGAAAAATTAGAAACTAACTAAAAAATAAGCCGAACACGAAAACTTAAATCGTCGTGTCCGGCTTTTATTATTCAATTGATAAGAGTTGTAGATGATTGACCCCTGTTAATTTTTCCAATTCAACTAAGAGTTCATTCACTGACACTGATAGTTCTTTAATATCAATTCCCATCACAACGGTTGCTGTATCTTGAATGGGAATATTTTGATTAATGGTTAACACATTTCCACCTAACTCTGACAAACGATTTAACACAGAAGACAACAAGCCTTTTTTATCTGTTAGATTAAATGAAATCAATGTTTTTCTAATTTGTGCTGTTTTATCAGCCACAAAGACATGGTCTTTATATTTATAAAAGGCACTCCTTGAAAGGCCTACTTCATTAACCACTTCACTAATATTTTTATAATCTCCTGAGTTAAGTAATTTTTTTGCCTCAATAACCTTTGAAAAAACTTCAGGTAAGACAGCTTGATTAACAATTAGATAGTTCTGTGACATACGTTTGCTCCTTTATAGTCCACTGATAAATCAAGAGCTCTCCAATGATGTTTCAGCGACTTCAAAGAATCATTTAACGCCTCCATGTTGACTGACTGATTATAGACTCCCATCAGCGTTGACCCACTTCCTGAGATATAAAACCCTTTTGCTCCTGATTTTTTAGCGATATTTTCTACTATATCATATTCGTCAATTAATTTTTTTCGATACGGCTGATGAATGCCATCATCTAAAAATTGATCTAAATTAGCCGCATCTCCTGTTTTTAATGCGTCTAATAAAAACAATAATTTTGCTTGATTGGCTATCACCGTTTTTAGCGGATAACTTTCAGGTAACACTCCACGTGCGACTGATGTTTCCAACGTAAAATCGGGAACAAACGCCACAAATTGATATGACTCATCAACTGGATAATGTTGGAAAAAAATGTCGTCACCCATTTGATAAGAGGCACTTAATCCACCTAGTAAAGCAGGCACGACATTATCAGGATGCCCTTCAATTTGAGTACAATACTGCACCAACTCATCTTGACTTAAATGAAGCTGATGCAACTCATTGGCTGCTAACACACCTGACACGATACATACTGCACTACTACCCAAACCACGTGCAAACGGAATATCACTATCAATCTGTAATTTAATTGGTGTCACAGCCCTTTTTAGATTATCTAGCACATATTTGTATGACTGATAAATTAAATTATCTTCTGTCTGAAACTCCACAGGACACCCTGTAATCTCCAACTTGTCTGATAATTCAACCTCACACTCACCATAAAACGTCACAGCTAAACCTAATGTGTCAAACCCAACACCGACATTGGCAGATGTTGCCGGAACTTTAATACACACCATTATTACTCACCTACCTGTTTAATAATAATATCTTTCATTTCATCAATATCAATCACTTGATTATGTAAAATTGGTGCATGTTTCAAGTCTTTCAACTGACTTGGTGCATAGACGTTTGTTTTTTCTTCTAACTCATCAATTAATTTAAACTCATCTTGCGCGCTATCAATCGCAAGGTCTGGAATATCTTTGCTCACTTCTTGGACAAATTTATATGGAGAAGCTGTTGATAAAATCACGGTTTTTTCTTTCTTTTCAGGGCTATTTTCTAATACGTAAGACGCCACCGCTGTATGCGGATCAAGTAAATAACCTTTTTCGTTATACACTTTGTCAATTTGCTCAGCCACTTGTTTATCCGTTGCATAGCCAGTACCGAATGTTTCTTGAATGGTTTTTAATAATTCATCAGAAATCTTGAATTTTCCTGTTGTTTTTAATTGAGTCATCAAGTCAGCCACATAACCAGCATCTCCCCCACTTAAATGGAACAACATTCTTTCTAAGTTTGATGAAATTAAAATATCCATACTTGGTGAGCTCGTCTTTTTAAACTCACGATTGGTGTCATACTCCCCTGTTTTTAAGAAATCATATAATACGTTATTTTCGTTTGAGGCACAAATGAGTTTATTGATTGGTAGCCCCATTTGTTGTGCGTAATATCCGGCTAAAATATTACCAAAGTTTCCTGTTGGCACAATGTAGTCGATCTTTTCACCAAGTTTTATCTCGTCCATATTAACAAGTTCTGCGTATGACGCAAAGTAGTAAACTACTTGCGGAATCAATCGTCCAATATTAACTGAGTTCGCACTTGAAAACTCAATGTGATGGTCTTTTAATAATGCCACTAATTCTTCATCATGGAATAAACGTTTCACATTACTCTGTGCATCATCAAAGTTTCCATTAATTGATACAACTGACACGTTTCCTCCGTCTTGTGTTTGCATTTGTTTTTCTTGAATGGTTGATACCCCATTATTTGGATAATACACAATCATATCAACTAATGGGTCATTTTTAAATCCTTCTAAAGCCGCTTTACCAGTGTCACCACTTGTGGCTGTTAAAATTAATCGTTTGTTCGTATTATGTTGTGTTTTTGCGGATAAGTTTACTAGTTTTGGTAGCAGTGATAAGGCAACATCCTTAAATGAACACGTTGACCCGTGGAATAATTCTAAAACATAATCATCGCCTACTTTTTTTAGTGGCGTGATTTTTTCATCACTAAATGTGTTTGTATAAGCCTCTTTCACACATTTTTTGATGTCATTTTCTGAAAACTCATTGAAAAACTGATTGATAACCAGTGAGGCAATCTCTTGGTAGTCCTTATCTAAAACAGTCGATACATCTAAATTCACATCATCTAAGTTAGGCAAGACAAACAATCCTCCATCAGGACTTAACCCTGATAAAATCGCTTGACTAGCAGAAAATTGAATCGTTTTATTTCTTGTACTTTGATATTTTTTTTCCATCATAACACTCCTTGTCTTTCATTTTAGTCTATGATACAATGTTCACCATATAAAAACAAGTGTATTTTATAGGAGGACTTATTATGAAAATCGCCATACTTGGTTATGGGACTGTTGGTTCAGGTGTGTATGAAATTTTACAGAAAAAAAATTTAGCAAAAGCAATTAGTGTAAAAAAGATATGGTCACGACCCAAAAAAAACATCGATATTCCTAATTTTTGTCCAGATATCGATGACATTATAAACGATAAAGAAATCGAATTAGTCGTTGAAGTCTTAGGTGGTATTGATGTCCCCTTTGATTTAATTTCCCGTATGTTAAAGAGTAAAAAACATGTCGTTACTGCAAATAAAGCAGTCATTGCTAGACATTATGATGAACTAACTAATTTAGCAAAAGAAAATGGTGTGTCCTTAAACTTTGAAGCAAGTGTTGGTGGTGGGATTCCATGGATCAAAAACGTGGAGTTAGCTTCAAGAATTGATGCTATTTCAAAATGTTATGGTATTTTAAATGGTACATCAAACTTTATCTTAGATACCATGTTAAAAGAAAATGAAGATTTTGGAGATGTGTTAAAAGAAGCCCAAGATTTAGGTTACGCAGAAGCTGACCCAAGTGCGGATATTGATGGCTTTGATGTCTTAAATAAATTAATTATTTCTGCTAGAAAAGCATTCAATAAAAAGCTCGATCCAGATGATTTCTTTGTTCACTCAATGAAACACATCACAAAAGACGATATTCATTACTTCAAACAAAAAGGCCATATTGTAAAATACATTGGTGAAATTACGCATGACGAGGGGATTATTTCGTTACATGCTGTTCCGGAAACATTTGTCGAAGCAACGATTCCAAGTAACAATAATATCGCTAGTCTTGAAGGCCAAACAATTGGAACACTAAAATTCTACGGACAAGGCGCTGGAAAATTACCAACAGCTAACGCAGTAATCCAAGATATATTAGATATCTCAAAAAATATGTCGTATCTAGATACTGATAATGACGAAAATAGTGTTATAATTGATACCAAACAAAACCACTATACGTTCATTATCCGAACAAATGAATCAGTTGATGCTAATTTAATTAAAGAAACAGATGGCGACTACCTTATCACTCATCCAATCACTTTATCTGACATCAAAAAGCAAACACAATTAAAAGACGCTCTTATTGTGAGAGTGATTACTCAGGAGGATTGGCATGATTAAAGTAACAAAATTTGGTGGAAGCAGTGTAGCAAACGCGACACAATTTAGAAAAGTTAAGCATATCATTGATAGTGACCCAACAAGAACAGTTGTGGTCACAAGCGCTAGTGGAAAAGAACAATCAGATGATCATAAAATGACTGACTTATTATACTTATGCTATGAACATAAACGATATGGGATGCCTTTTGATGGCTTATTTCAAATGATTCGTGATAAATTAACTAAAATTGAGAGCGAACTTGATTTAACCTCTAATATCTCTGAAGATTTAGACTTTTTATATGCTAAAATGCAAGATTCTATTGATATAGACTATTTAGTCAGTCGTGGTGAATTTTTAACTGCTAAACTCTTAAGTAACTACTTGGGATTTCACTTTATCGATGCTAAAGATATTATTATCTTTAAACCAAATGGGCAAATAGACGAAGAGCGTTCCTGTCAAGCCATCCAACATCATATTAAACGATCAGAAAAAATTGTAGTACCTGGTTTTTATGGGGCTTATCCTGATAAGTCCATTCACTTAATGTCGCGTGGTGGCAGTGATATTACGGGAAGCTTTTTAGCTAGCGCAATGGATGCTGTCTGTTATGAAAACTGGACAGATGTATCTGGTATTCTAAAAGCTGACCCACGTATTGTCAGAGACCCAAAACAAATTGAAACCATTACCTATGAAGAATTACGTGAATTAGCTTATATGGGAGCAAATGTTATCCATGAAGAAGCGGTTAATCCTGTTAGAGAAAAAGGAATTCCTATTCATATTTTAAATACCAATGATCCTGATAATCATGGGACAGTCATTACAGCTAAAGACGAACAAGAAAAGCGTCAAGCAATCACTGGTATTACAGGTAAAAAGGATTTTTCCATTATCACAGTAGTGAAATCCCATATGTCCAATGACTTTGGTACCATCAGAAAAGCATTAGAATGCATGGAAAAATACCGTATCATTGTTGAACATATTCCAACTGGCGTAGACTCTTTCTCACTAGTTGTTGATTCTGAGCAATTAAAACCTTTTTATTATGAAGTCATCTCTGATTTAAAAGCCATCACACAAGCAGATAAAGTAACCGTGATTCATGATATTGCCTTAATCGCCATTATCTCTCGTTTTATGAAAAATAAAACAGGTATGAGTGGTCGCTTGTTTAGTGCACTTGGAAAACAACACATTAATATCTCACTCATCTCACAAACAAGTGATGAGTTGACCATTATTATTGGGGTTAAAAATGAAGATTACAATACAACCATTCAAACAATTTACTACGAATTCGAAGGAGACGATAGTTTATGAGTCAATTAACAGTCGCTATTTTAGGCGCTACAGGTGAAGTTGGAAAAGAGATGTTAAATTCTTTATTAGAACGCAACATCCCGATTAAAGAATTGAAATTATTTGCTTCTAAAAGAAGTGCTGGTCAAACCAAGATGTTTGGTGACAAGGAATTAGCCATTGAAACCCTTACAACAGATTGTTTTGAAGGCATTGATGTGGTGCTATGTGCCTTAGATGATGACATTGCACGCATTTATTTACCAGAAGCTAAAAAACAAGGCTGTTTAATTATTGATAATTCAAGTATTTATCGACTAGATGAAAATGTCCCATTAGTTGTACCAGAAGTGAATCCTGATGATATTTTTAATCATCAAGGAATTATCGCCAACCCTAACTGTTCAACCATTATCGCACTTGTCGCGATTGCACAATTGCATAAAAAAGCAACCATCAACTCAATGATTGTCTCAACTTATCAAGCTGTGTCTGGTGCAGGTAAGCAAGGAATCGAAGAATTAGAAACTCAAGTAGCTGACTTAGCAGAGGGAAAAGACGTTACACCTCATGTTTTTCCTTACCAAATTGCCTATAATGTGATTCCTCAAATTGGTGGTTTTAATGACGAAGGGCACTCAAGTGAAGAAATGAAATTACAAAATGAAGGACGTAAAATTTTGCATCATCCTGACCTTGATGTAACGTGTACCTGTGTTCGTGTGCCTGTTATTCGCTCTCACTCTGAAGCCATTACTCTCTTTTTAGATAAAGACTTATCTGTTGAAGAAGCACGACAAATTGTGAGTGAAACAGACGGTGTTAAATTAGTCGATGATTTAGACAATCAAGGATACCCAATGCCGTTAGATACATCGAATCAAGATTTAGTCTACGTTGGACGAATTCGTAAAAATAAAATAGGAAACCAATCTGTTTTAACATTATGGTGTTGTGGTGACCAAGTAAGAAAAGGAGCAGCAACCAATGCTGTTCAAATTTTAGAGTATTATATTAAAAATAAATAGCAAAAAAGCTTAGAAACCAATCAGTTGATTTCTAAGCTTTTTCTTTTTTATTTATGTTCACTTATCCAAGGTGCGACTGCATCAAGCGCTGATTGTAACCCTTCTGGATTTTTACCACCAGCTTGAGCCATGTCAGGGCGACCACCACCGCCACCACCAACAAGTGGCGCGATTGCTTTGATTAAATCACCTGATTTCAATCCTTGCTCATTCATCTCTTTTGTCATACTTACCAGTAAGTTAACTTTCTCACCTTGAACTAACCCTAAAACTAAAATATCAGATAGTGATTTTTGTTTCCATTGGTCAGCTAATTGACGTAATTGATTCATGTCTTTAACCGCTACTTTAGATGCAATATAAGTCACGCCATCCACTTCTTTGATGTCTTTAAACACATCTTCTGCTTCAGCGTTAGCTAATTTTGCACTTAATTGTTCTACTTCTTTTTGTGCTTGTTTTAATTGTTCTTGTAATTGTTCCACACGTTGAACAGTATCTTTTAGTTGAGGTGCTTTAACAAATTTAGATACTTGACGGAGTAATCCTTCTTCTTCTCTAAAGGCCTCATACGCTTCTTTACTTGTCACAGCTTCGATACGTCGAACACCTGCTCCAATTCCTGATTCAGAAACAATTTTGAAAACCCCAATATCAGAAGTGTTGCTTACATGTACCCCACCACATAATTCAATAGAGTAACCATCAACATTTACCACACGAACATTTTTACCATATTTTTCACCAAACAGTGCCATTGCACCCATTTCTTTTGCTGAATCAATGTCTGTTTCAACTGTGACAACTGGTAAGTGAGCCCAAATTTTTTCATTTACGATTTCTTCCATTTGTTTTAACTCTTCAGGTGTCACTTGTTCAAAATGAGTAAAGTCAAAACGTAAATAACCTGGTGCTACAAGTGACCCTGCTTGATTAGCATGCTCTCCTAATACATCTTTTAACGCACGATGTAATAAGTGAGTGGCTGTATGATTTTTTGTGATGCGTTGACGTAACTCTTTATCAATGACTAATTGATAAAGAGCATCTGTTTTTAATTCACCAAACACTTCTACTTGGTGTAGTGATTGACCATTTGGTGCTTTTTTAACGTTCACCACATTGGCAACTAAATCACCTGATGCATTGTAAATTGAACCCTTATCAGCCACTTGCCCACCCATTTCTGCATAGAAAGGTGTTTGACCAAAAATTAATTGTGCATTGCCTTTAGTTGTCGCATCTTTAATTTCATCATCTTGAATAATTACCATTAATTTAGCATCTACAGTGTCTTCTGTGTATCCCACAAATTCACTAACGACTTTGATGTCAGTTAATAGAGAAGATTGAACAGACATTGACTCTTCTTTCGAACGAGCTGCACGAGCACGATCTCTTTGAGCCGTCATTTCTATTTCAAAACCTTCGTGATCCACACTTAACCCTTCATCTTGAGCCATCTCTTCGGTCAACTCAACGGGGAATCCATACGTATCATATAATTTAAAGATATCTTTACCAGATAAGACTGTTTGGTTAGATGCTTTCAGATCTTTAATTAACTCACTAATAATTGATAGACCATCATTAATTGTCTCGTGGAATCTTTCTTCCTCAGTTTTAATCACTTTTTGGATAAAGTCTTGTTTTTCAACAATTTCTGGGTAATAGCTCTCCATAATTTGTCCAACGACAGGCACTAAATCCACTAAGAAGGCTTTATCAATTCCTAATTTTTTACCATGCATCACCGCACGACGAATTAAACGACGTAACACATAGCCACGCCCTTCATTTGATGGCAAAGCCCCATCGCCAATTGCAAATGATACCGCACGAATATGGTCAGCAATGACTTTGAAAGACGTATCTGTTGCACTATCTTTACCATATTCTTTGCCATCAGACATTTTTTGAGTTGCTTCAATGATTGGAATAAATAAATCTGTTTCAAAGTTTGTTTTAGCATCTTGGAAAATAGATACCATACGTTCTAATCCCATACCCGTATCAATGTTTTTATGTGGCAATGGTAAATACTCATTGTTTTCAGTATGATTAAATTCTGAGAATACTAAGTTCCAAATTTCTAAATAGCGTTCATTTTCGCCACCTGGGTAATTTTCTGGGTCATCTTCTGCCACATCATTGTATTTTTGTCCTCTATCAAAAAATATTTCAGAGTTTGGACCACATGGACCAGCTCCAATATCCCAGAAGTTTTCTTCTAATTTAACAATAGACTCTTTTGGTAAGCCAACTTCTTCATGCCAAATACGAAATGCTTCTTCATCATCAGGATGAACCGTCACATATAATTTATCTTTATCCAAACCAAACCATTTTTCACCTGTTAATAATTCCCAAGCCCAATGGATCGCTTCGTTTTTAAAGTAGTCTCCTACTGAGAAGTTTCCTAACATCTCAAACATCGTATGATGACGCGCTGTTTTCCCAACGTTTTCAATATCATTAGTACGAATACTTTTTTGAGCATTAGTAATTCTTGGATTTTCAGGTACAACAGACCCATCAAAATATTTTTTTAATGTCGCCACACCAGAGTTAATCCATAATAATGTTGGATCATCAATTGGGACAAGAGAGGCACTTGGTTCAATTTTATGCCCTTTTGTTTCAAAAAAATCTAAAAATAATTGTCTAACCTGACTACTTGATAATTGTTTCATTCATATTCCTCCTAAAAATAATAAAAAAGCACCCCTGCAGTCAAGGACGTTTACCGCGGTACCACCTTGATTGCAATGATGCTTTGACAGTCATTACCTCTTTTACTTTCTTAACGCGAAAACACGTGATAGGTTACTATCAAAGTCATAAGGGAGCATTTTTAAATTAGTTGCACTCTTTCACCAAATAAGCACTCTCTGATTCATTTAATCATTTAAAAATATATCCTTAAGTTGCATATAAATTATAATGAAAAAACCTCTACCTGTCAATGCGTCTTAACTATTTTGGAAGATACTTCACCAAAAAGTTTTCGATTGTTTTTTTGTATTCTTCAGGGTGTTTTTTTAACGAATCTGCATGTTTTGCTCCTTCGAAAATAACTAATTCTTTCGGTCCTTTTGTAGCATGATACACTTCATAAACCATTTCTTTAGGAACAAAATCATCTTGATCTCCATGGATAAATAACATTGGTAATCTATTTTTTTCTAATTGTTTGACAGCACTTGCTTCACTAAATGAATACCCAGCACGAAGTTTCGTGTAACCAGAAGCTAGTGGAATCATTGGAAAAGCTGGCAGATGAAACATATCGTTTAACTGAAAAGCCAATTCATTGTCTACTGAATCATACCCACAATCTTCAATGATAACCTTCACTTGCTCTGGTAACTCCTCACCACTTGTCATCATGACAGTTGCTGCCCCCATGCTTAAACCATACAGAACAATGTCAACCTGTTCACCATATTCTTTTATCACTGTGTTAATCCACTTCACATAATCGTTTCGATCTAACCAGCCAAATCCCACATATTTTCCTTCGCTATTCCCGTGGGCACGATTATCTGGCACCAATACATCAAAACCAGCATCATAAAAAAGTTGAGCATATTGTCCCATAAAATCACTTTTCCCCATATAGCCATGAGCTACAATCGCAACTTTTTTACTTGGTGTATCATGTGTGACTTTTTTAGCGACTAACTTTAATCCATCATCACTGTTTATTGTCCATCCACTTAAATGATTCGCTGAAAACTGCCAATCTTTGTCAATTTTTTCTTGTTTTACATCATTAATAAAATCTTTTTTTCCTGCTACAACTGCATAGTTAAATAAATAATTAACTCCTGCACCTAACCCTATGATAATGAAAATAATTAGAATCACTAATCCATAAATTAATACCTTTTTCATACTTACCTCCAACATTCAGATAGTAGTATGATACACTGAAACTATCTATTTGAAAAGGAGAGAATCATATGATTCAAATTGTCTTTAATAACGCCCCTTGGAACAAAGCTGCTGCATTTTATCTAAGAACACTTGTCTTCGTCCAGGAACAAGGCATATCCTTAAAATCTGAGTTTGATGAACTCGATATCGATAGCACCTTTTATCTAGTCATCTATCATGATAAAAGTCCTGTTGGAACGATTAGATACCAACAAGATGACGAGACTACTTTACGTCCAGACAGGTTATGTGTCCACAAAATGATGCGTAAACAAGGACTAGGTAGGCGACTCATTTTAGAACTAGAACAAATTGGTAAAAAACAACACTGTACGCTTTCTAGGGTCCATGGTGAAAA
This window encodes:
- a CDS encoding GNAT family N-acetyltransferase translates to MIQIVFNNAPWNKAAAFYLRTLVFVQEQGISLKSEFDELDIDSTFYLVIYHDKSPVGTIRYQQDDETTLRPDRLCVHKMMRKQGLGRRLILELEQIGKKQHCTLSRVHGEKQAIGFYQKLGYKVVSDEFIEDGIICVLLEKELK
- a CDS encoding aspartate kinase: MIKVTKFGGSSVANATQFRKVKHIIDSDPTRTVVVTSASGKEQSDDHKMTDLLYLCYEHKRYGMPFDGLFQMIRDKLTKIESELDLTSNISEDLDFLYAKMQDSIDIDYLVSRGEFLTAKLLSNYLGFHFIDAKDIIIFKPNGQIDEERSCQAIQHHIKRSEKIVVPGFYGAYPDKSIHLMSRGGSDITGSFLASAMDAVCYENWTDVSGILKADPRIVRDPKQIETITYEELRELAYMGANVIHEEAVNPVREKGIPIHILNTNDPDNHGTVITAKDEQEKRQAITGITGKKDFSIITVVKSHMSNDFGTIRKALECMEKYRIIVEHIPTGVDSFSLVVDSEQLKPFYYEVISDLKAITQADKVTVIHDIALIAIISRFMKNKTGMSGRLFSALGKQHINISLISQTSDELTIIIGVKNEDYNTTIQTIYYEFEGDDSL
- a CDS encoding homoserine dehydrogenase, with product MKIAILGYGTVGSGVYEILQKKNLAKAISVKKIWSRPKKNIDIPNFCPDIDDIINDKEIELVVEVLGGIDVPFDLISRMLKSKKHVVTANKAVIARHYDELTNLAKENGVSLNFEASVGGGIPWIKNVELASRIDAISKCYGILNGTSNFILDTMLKENEDFGDVLKEAQDLGYAEADPSADIDGFDVLNKLIISARKAFNKKLDPDDFFVHSMKHITKDDIHYFKQKGHIVKYIGEITHDEGIISLHAVPETFVEATIPSNNNIASLEGQTIGTLKFYGQGAGKLPTANAVIQDILDISKNMSYLDTDNDENSVIIDTKQNHYTFIIRTNESVDANLIKETDGDYLITHPITLSDIKKQTQLKDALIVRVITQEDWHD
- the thrC gene encoding threonine synthase, which translates into the protein MEKKYQSTRNKTIQFSASQAILSGLSPDGGLFVLPNLDDVNLDVSTVLDKDYQEIASLVINQFFNEFSENDIKKCVKEAYTNTFSDEKITPLKKVGDDYVLELFHGSTCSFKDVALSLLPKLVNLSAKTQHNTNKRLILTATSGDTGKAALEGFKNDPLVDMIVYYPNNGVSTIQEKQMQTQDGGNVSVVSINGNFDDAQSNVKRLFHDEELVALLKDHHIEFSSANSVNIGRLIPQVVYYFASYAELVNMDEIKLGEKIDYIVPTGNFGNILAGYYAQQMGLPINKLICASNENNVLYDFLKTGEYDTNREFKKTSSPSMDILISSNLERMLFHLSGGDAGYVADLMTQLKTTGKFKISDELLKTIQETFGTGYATDKQVAEQIDKVYNEKGYLLDPHTAVASYVLENSPEKKEKTVILSTASPYKFVQEVSKDIPDLAIDSAQDEFKLIDELEEKTNVYAPSQLKDLKHAPILHNQVIDIDEMKDIIIKQVGE
- the alaS gene encoding alanine--tRNA ligase, whose product is MKQLSSSQVRQLFLDFFETKGHKIEPSASLVPIDDPTLLWINSGVATLKKYFDGSVVPENPRITNAQKSIRTNDIENVGKTARHHTMFEMLGNFSVGDYFKNEAIHWAWELLTGEKWFGLDKDKLYVTVHPDDEEAFRIWHEEVGLPKESIVKLEENFWDIGAGPCGPNSEIFFDRGQKYNDVAEDDPENYPGGENERYLEIWNLVFSEFNHTENNEYLPLPHKNIDTGMGLERMVSIFQDAKTNFETDLFIPIIEATQKMSDGKEYGKDSATDTSFKVIADHIRAVSFAIGDGALPSNEGRGYVLRRLIRRAVMHGKKLGIDKAFLVDLVPVVGQIMESYYPEIVEKQDFIQKVIKTEEERFHETINDGLSIISELIKDLKASNQTVLSGKDIFKLYDTYGFPVELTEEMAQDEGLSVDHEGFEIEMTAQRDRARAARSKEESMSVQSSLLTDIKVVSEFVGYTEDTVDAKLMVIIQDDEIKDATTKGNAQLIFGQTPFYAEMGGQVADKGSIYNASGDLVANVVNVKKAPNGQSLHQVEVFGELKTDALYQLVIDKELRQRITKNHTATHLLHRALKDVLGEHANQAGSLVAPGYLRFDFTHFEQVTPEELKQMEEIVNEKIWAHLPVVTVETDIDSAKEMGAMALFGEKYGKNVRVVNVDGYSIELCGGVHVSNTSDIGVFKIVSESGIGAGVRRIEAVTSKEAYEAFREEEGLLRQVSKFVKAPQLKDTVQRVEQLQEQLKQAQKEVEQLSAKLANAEAEDVFKDIKEVDGVTYIASKVAVKDMNQLRQLADQWKQKSLSDILVLGLVQGEKVNLLVSMTKEMNEQGLKSGDLIKAIAPLVGGGGGGRPDMAQAGGKNPEGLQSALDAVAPWISEHK
- the thrB gene encoding homoserine kinase, which translates into the protein MVCIKVPATSANVGVGFDTLGLAVTFYGECEVELSDKLEITGCPVEFQTEDNLIYQSYKYVLDNLKRAVTPIKLQIDSDIPFARGLGSSAVCIVSGVLAANELHQLHLSQDELVQYCTQIEGHPDNVVPALLGGLSASYQMGDDIFFQHYPVDESYQFVAFVPDFTLETSVARGVLPESYPLKTVIANQAKLLFLLDALKTGDAANLDQFLDDGIHQPYRKKLIDEYDIVENIAKKSGAKGFYISGSGSTLMGVYNQSVNMEALNDSLKSLKHHWRALDLSVDYKGANVCHRTI
- a CDS encoding aspartate-semialdehyde dehydrogenase produces the protein MSQLTVAILGATGEVGKEMLNSLLERNIPIKELKLFASKRSAGQTKMFGDKELAIETLTTDCFEGIDVVLCALDDDIARIYLPEAKKQGCLIIDNSSIYRLDENVPLVVPEVNPDDIFNHQGIIANPNCSTIIALVAIAQLHKKATINSMIVSTYQAVSGAGKQGIEELETQVADLAEGKDVTPHVFPYQIAYNVIPQIGGFNDEGHSSEEMKLQNEGRKILHHPDLDVTCTCVRVPVIRSHSEAITLFLDKDLSVEEARQIVSETDGVKLVDDLDNQGYPMPLDTSNQDLVYVGRIRKNKIGNQSVLTLWCCGDQVRKGAATNAVQILEYYIKNK
- a CDS encoding alpha/beta hydrolase; this translates as MKKVLIYGLVILIIFIIIGLGAGVNYLFNYAVVAGKKDFINDVKQEKIDKDWQFSANHLSGWTINSDDGLKLVAKKVTHDTPSKKVAIVAHGYMGKSDFMGQYAQLFYDAGFDVLVPDNRAHGNSEGKYVGFGWLDRNDYVKWINTVIKEYGEQVDIVLYGLSMGAATVMMTSGEELPEQVKVIIEDCGYDSVDNELAFQLNDMFHLPAFPMIPLASGYTKLRAGYSFSEASAVKQLEKNRLPMLFIHGDQDDFVPKEMVYEVYHATKGPKELVIFEGAKHADSLKKHPEEYKKTIENFLVKYLPK
- a CDS encoding ACT domain-containing protein produces the protein MSQNYLIVNQAVLPEVFSKVIEAKKLLNSGDYKNISEVVNEVGLSRSAFYKYKDHVFVADKTAQIRKTLISFNLTDKKGLLSSVLNRLSELGGNVLTINQNIPIQDTATVVMGIDIKELSVSVNELLVELEKLTGVNHLQLLSIE